One genomic window of Xanthobacter dioxanivorans includes the following:
- a CDS encoding ABC transporter permease, producing the protein MTGSRSPFPRFLSDGSFRPVMVGGCIAAFIMVLSPLAAIIWVSFFENKIISFPPTGYSFDWYRAAAAMPQFRDGFFTSLELGVVATLVSLIVGVPAALVLARGRFPGREAIQSLLLAPLIVPGIVAGAALYMFLIEVELASGVQVAMTFTGLAIAHSLIALPWTVRLVTASLVGLDPQLKEAALTMGAREFTAFRLVTWPLIRPGVVAGALFAFIASFVDLEKSLFLVGPGMTTLPIVIVNYLEWSIDPTIAAVATVQIAIISAGLVLTDRYFKLARAF; encoded by the coding sequence ATGACCGGCTCGCGCTCCCCCTTCCCGCGCTTCTTGTCGGACGGATCGTTCCGGCCGGTCATGGTCGGCGGCTGCATCGCGGCCTTCATCATGGTGCTCTCGCCGTTGGCGGCGATCATCTGGGTCAGCTTCTTCGAGAACAAGATCATCAGCTTTCCACCGACCGGCTACAGCTTCGACTGGTATCGGGCCGCAGCGGCGATGCCCCAGTTCCGCGACGGCTTCTTCACCAGCCTGGAACTGGGCGTCGTCGCGACGCTGGTGAGCCTTATCGTCGGCGTGCCGGCGGCCCTCGTGCTGGCCAGGGGGCGATTCCCCGGACGCGAGGCGATCCAGTCGCTGCTGCTGGCTCCGCTCATTGTGCCCGGCATCGTCGCCGGGGCGGCGCTCTACATGTTTCTGATCGAGGTGGAACTGGCGAGCGGCGTTCAGGTGGCCATGACCTTTACCGGCCTCGCCATCGCCCACAGCCTGATCGCGCTGCCCTGGACGGTTCGGCTGGTGACGGCCTCGCTGGTGGGCCTGGATCCCCAACTGAAGGAAGCCGCGCTCACCATGGGCGCGCGGGAATTCACCGCCTTCCGGCTGGTGACGTGGCCTCTCATCCGGCCCGGAGTGGTGGCGGGAGCGCTGTTCGCCTTCATCGCATCCTTCGTGGACCTCGAGAAATCGCTGTTCCTGGTGGGGCCGGGAATGACGACGCTGCCCATCGTCATCGTCAACTATCTGGAGTGGAGCATCGACCCGACCATTGCCGCGGTCGCAACCGTCCAGATCGCCATCATTTCGGCGGGTCTCGTCCTGACCGACCGCTACTTCAAGCTTGCGCGCGCATTCTGA
- a CDS encoding ABC transporter ATP-binding protein, translating to MSSILIQGLVKRHGAQVTVDRVSLEIGQGEFIAFLGPSGCGKTTTLRMIAGLTEASAGSIHFGGREVTHLPPYLRNAGLVFQGYALFPHMSVAENVAFGLQMRKVGHEEERRRVEEALSLVKLAHLAGRLPKELSGGQQQRVALARAIVYKPEVLLLDEPLSALDAKLRTEVRTELRRLQSALGLTTIFVTHDQDEALSVADRIVVMSAGRVEQVGTPREIYQRPATRFVAEFIGLTNLFPGGLEGHGRFRCEDGECFAVTTTDAPSNASVLAIRPEHVRLVRGVPAPDGESAVEATVEDVIYRGALTEFVVRTASGAKLAAHLQNAGLGRYELRPGDRVIASWPADASMLF from the coding sequence ATGTCGAGCATCCTCATCCAGGGCCTCGTGAAGCGCCACGGTGCGCAGGTGACTGTCGACCGCGTCTCCCTGGAGATCGGCCAGGGCGAGTTCATCGCCTTTCTTGGCCCCTCCGGCTGCGGCAAGACGACAACCCTGCGCATGATCGCGGGCCTCACCGAGGCGAGTGCCGGCTCGATCCACTTCGGCGGGCGCGAGGTCACCCACCTGCCACCCTATCTGCGCAACGCCGGCCTTGTGTTCCAGGGCTATGCCCTGTTCCCGCATATGAGCGTCGCGGAGAATGTCGCCTTCGGACTCCAGATGCGCAAGGTGGGCCACGAGGAAGAGCGGCGCAGGGTGGAGGAGGCGCTCTCCCTCGTGAAGCTCGCGCACCTCGCCGGACGCCTGCCGAAAGAGCTCTCCGGCGGCCAGCAGCAGCGCGTCGCGCTGGCGCGGGCCATCGTCTACAAGCCGGAGGTGCTGCTGCTGGACGAGCCGCTCTCCGCTCTCGACGCCAAGCTGCGCACAGAGGTGCGCACCGAGCTGAGGCGGCTCCAGTCGGCGCTGGGGCTCACCACCATCTTCGTCACCCATGACCAGGACGAGGCGTTGAGCGTCGCCGACCGCATCGTGGTGATGTCAGCGGGACGGGTGGAGCAGGTGGGCACGCCGCGCGAGATCTACCAGCGGCCGGCGACGCGCTTCGTCGCGGAGTTCATTGGCCTCACCAACCTGTTCCCGGGTGGACTGGAGGGCCATGGCCGATTCCGCTGCGAGGATGGGGAGTGCTTCGCGGTCACCACCACGGACGCGCCGTCGAACGCGTCGGTGCTTGCGATCCGCCCCGAGCACGTCCGCCTGGTGCGCGGGGTTCCCGCGCCGGATGGCGAAAGCGCGGTGGAGGCGACCGTAGAGGACGTGATCTATCGCGGCGCCCTGACCGAGTTCGTCGTGCGCACCGCCTCGGGCGCCAAGCTCGCCGCGCATCTGCAGAATGCCGGCCTCGGCCGCTACGAACTGCGGCCGGGAGACCGGGTGATCGCCTCCTGGCCGGCGGATGCGTCCATGCTGTTCTGA
- a CDS encoding molybdopterin-dependent oxidoreductase, producing MAERHQGYCTLCRSRCGSITLVENGRMVGVEPRPGHPTGGALCAKGRAAPELVHSPNRLTTPLRRIGPKGEGARWEEIGWDEALDEIAGRLVAIRDESGAEAVAFAATTFSGSPIVDSYEWVERFVRCFGSPNLIYAIEICGWHKDYAHALTFGRGLGVPDYDHADVIVLWGHNPARTWLAQASRVAEARRRGAKVVVIDPKPDGSGQQADLWLRMRPGADAALAMGAIHHLIASGRFADDFVRRWTNAPLLVDIRTGRPMRADAVGLGSAECFLVLDAAGEPQPCDTTRVLEHAEGVRLDGQAHLAGTDGRAIEAETVFRRLAERARQYPLSHVCELTGLGPAEVEAFYALLEGAPRAAYYAWTGVGQHTNATQTERAIATLFALVGSCDREGGNIWTVPPPANALNDLSLLPPGQKEKALGLAELPLGPPAHGWITARDFARAAIDGVPYKVRALMSFGTNFAVSQADTARNLAALQALEFHVHADMFMNPTAACADIVLPVNMPWERDALRIGFEITQAAVETIQFRRKVLEPLGEGRADHEIVMALATRLGMAAEFFGGDIEAGWNYQLAPLGLTVEDLRDTPDGVRVPQPFAHAKFATQEADGTVRGFDTPTRRVELYSARLLEHGHDPLPDFVPPYADEDKALPLILTTAKSGWFVHTSHRHVASLRRKAPDPAVEISPDLAAARSLAAGDWAQVRTRDGAARLRVRINTALDDATVVADFGWWEACVPLGRPGTGSHGPDTANINAALSDAARDPVSGSVPLRAVRCEIMPLPEANRGRWQGERRFIVAAAHAADAQTRALTLVPEDGDALPGFLPGQHVVVRLQQGGPARAYSLTGPPAAPRTFSIAVRRNPACADGEEAGFLSHRIQELEAGDALLLEPPAGVFTPPVDGTRPLLLIANGIGITPFASLLEALAEAPAGRAGDVLLLHGCRCRAEHPLADRLDALAVRIPSLRRITAYSRPDAQDRAAHRFVEGRLDIDALCASGALPDAPVGRPIAYICGTPDFIATMRQGLMRWGVPGFDIFTEAFSIAAEMPRRLAPRRVTVAGANQSFVWTPQAGSLLDAAQAAGIQLRSGCRVGQCESCAVALVDGQVAHLVPVEADAGTCLACQAVPLTDLTISP from the coding sequence ATGGCTGAACGACACCAAGGCTACTGCACCCTCTGCCGCTCGCGCTGCGGCTCCATCACGCTGGTGGAGAACGGGCGGATGGTCGGTGTCGAGCCGCGCCCGGGCCATCCCACCGGCGGGGCGCTGTGCGCCAAGGGCCGCGCCGCGCCGGAGCTGGTGCACAGCCCCAACCGCCTCACCACGCCGCTGCGCCGCATCGGGCCGAAGGGCGAGGGCGCGCGCTGGGAGGAGATCGGCTGGGACGAGGCGCTGGACGAGATCGCAGGCCGCCTCGTCGCCATCCGGGACGAATCCGGCGCGGAGGCGGTGGCTTTCGCCGCCACGACCTTCAGCGGCTCGCCCATCGTCGACAGCTACGAGTGGGTCGAGCGCTTCGTGCGCTGCTTCGGCAGCCCGAACCTCATCTATGCCATCGAGATCTGCGGCTGGCACAAGGACTATGCCCACGCGCTCACGTTCGGGCGCGGGCTCGGCGTGCCGGACTACGACCACGCCGATGTGATCGTCCTGTGGGGGCACAATCCGGCGCGGACCTGGCTGGCCCAGGCGAGCCGGGTGGCGGAGGCCCGCCGGCGCGGCGCGAAGGTGGTGGTGATCGATCCCAAACCGGATGGATCGGGCCAGCAGGCAGACCTGTGGCTGCGGATGCGGCCGGGTGCGGACGCGGCCCTCGCCATGGGTGCCATCCACCATCTGATCGCGAGCGGGCGCTTCGCAGACGACTTCGTGCGGCGCTGGACCAATGCGCCATTGCTGGTGGATATCCGCACCGGCCGCCCGATGCGTGCCGACGCGGTGGGCCTGGGCAGCGCGGAGTGCTTCCTCGTGCTCGACGCGGCAGGCGAGCCGCAGCCCTGCGACACGACCCGGGTTCTGGAGCATGCCGAAGGCGTCCGGCTGGACGGGCAGGCGCACCTCGCCGGAACGGATGGCCGCGCGATCGAGGCGGAGACTGTCTTCCGCCGCCTCGCCGAGCGCGCCCGGCAATATCCGCTGTCCCACGTCTGCGAGTTGACGGGGCTCGGCCCGGCGGAGGTCGAGGCCTTCTACGCGCTGCTGGAAGGCGCCCCGCGCGCCGCCTATTACGCCTGGACCGGCGTCGGCCAGCACACCAACGCCACCCAGACCGAGCGTGCCATTGCCACCCTGTTCGCTCTCGTCGGCTCCTGCGACCGGGAGGGCGGCAACATCTGGACCGTCCCGCCGCCGGCCAACGCGCTGAACGACCTGTCCCTGCTGCCGCCGGGCCAGAAGGAGAAAGCGCTCGGCCTCGCGGAGCTGCCGCTCGGTCCGCCTGCTCATGGCTGGATCACCGCCCGCGACTTCGCACGCGCTGCCATCGACGGCGTGCCCTACAAGGTGCGTGCGCTGATGAGCTTCGGCACCAATTTCGCGGTCTCGCAGGCCGACACGGCCCGCAACCTCGCGGCGCTGCAAGCCCTCGAGTTCCATGTCCACGCCGACATGTTCATGAACCCCACCGCCGCATGCGCGGACATCGTGCTGCCGGTGAACATGCCGTGGGAGCGCGACGCCTTGCGCATCGGCTTCGAGATCACCCAGGCGGCGGTGGAGACGATCCAGTTCCGCCGGAAAGTACTGGAGCCCCTCGGAGAAGGCAGGGCGGACCATGAGATCGTGATGGCTTTGGCGACGCGCCTCGGGATGGCAGCCGAATTCTTCGGCGGCGACATCGAGGCTGGCTGGAACTACCAGTTGGCGCCCCTCGGCCTCACCGTCGAAGACCTGCGTGACACGCCGGACGGGGTGCGCGTGCCGCAGCCTTTCGCCCATGCGAAGTTCGCTACGCAGGAGGCTGATGGCACCGTGCGCGGCTTCGACACCCCGACCCGCCGGGTGGAGCTCTACAGCGCGCGCCTGCTGGAGCATGGCCACGACCCGCTGCCCGATTTCGTGCCGCCCTATGCCGACGAGGACAAGGCGCTGCCGCTCATCCTCACCACCGCCAAGAGCGGCTGGTTCGTCCACACCTCCCATCGCCATGTGGCTTCGCTGCGCCGCAAGGCGCCGGATCCTGCGGTCGAGATCAGCCCGGACCTCGCCGCCGCCCGCAGCCTTGCGGCCGGGGACTGGGCCCAGGTGCGCACGCGGGATGGGGCAGCGCGCCTTCGGGTGCGCATCAACACGGCGCTCGATGATGCGACCGTGGTGGCCGACTTCGGCTGGTGGGAGGCGTGCGTGCCCCTCGGCCGGCCCGGCACCGGCAGCCATGGGCCGGACACCGCGAACATCAACGCCGCCCTCAGCGATGCCGCCCGCGATCCGGTCAGCGGGTCGGTGCCGCTCAGGGCGGTGCGCTGCGAGATCATGCCGCTGCCCGAGGCCAATCGCGGCCGATGGCAGGGTGAGCGCCGCTTCATCGTCGCCGCCGCGCATGCGGCGGATGCGCAGACCCGCGCCCTGACGCTGGTGCCAGAGGATGGCGACGCGCTGCCGGGCTTCCTGCCTGGTCAGCATGTGGTGGTACGCCTGCAGCAGGGCGGTCCGGCGCGGGCCTATTCCTTGACCGGGCCGCCCGCCGCGCCCCGGACCTTCTCCATCGCCGTGCGACGCAATCCGGCCTGTGCGGATGGCGAGGAGGCCGGCTTTCTCTCTCACCGCATCCAGGAGCTTGAGGCCGGCGACGCTTTGCTGCTGGAACCGCCCGCCGGCGTGTTCACTCCCCCGGTGGACGGCACCCGCCCGCTCCTCCTGATCGCCAACGGCATCGGCATCACCCCGTTCGCATCGCTTCTTGAAGCGTTGGCGGAGGCGCCGGCCGGCCGCGCCGGAGATGTACTGCTGCTGCACGGCTGCCGCTGCCGCGCTGAACACCCGCTCGCCGACCGGCTTGATGCCCTCGCAGTGCGCATTCCATCGCTGCGCAGGATCACGGCCTATTCACGGCCCGATGCGCAGGACCGCGCCGCGCACCGGTTCGTGGAGGGGCGCCTCGACATCGACGCCCTGTGCGCCAGCGGTGCCCTGCCCGATGCGCCGGTGGGCAGGCCGATCGCCTACATCTGCGGAACTCCGGATTTCATCGCCACCATGCGGCAGGGGCTGATGCGATGGGGTGTGCCGGGCTTCGACATCTTCACCGAGGCCTTTTCCATCGCGGCCGAGATGCCGCGCCGGCTCGCACCGAGGCGCGTGACCGTGGCGGGAGCCAACCAGTCTTTCGTGTGGACGCCGCAAGCCGGTTCGCTGCTCGATGCGGCGCAGGCGGCGGGGATCCAGCTGCGCAGCGGTTGCCGGGTGGGTCAATGCGAAAGCTGCGCCGTCGCGCTGGTGGACGGCCAGGTCGCCCACCTCGTGCCGGTGGAGGCGGATGCCGGCACCTGCCTCGCCTGTCAGGCGGTGCCCCTCACCGATCTGACCATATCTCCGTGA